In the Maribacter sp. MJ134 genome, one interval contains:
- a CDS encoding AMP-dependent synthetase/ligase yields MQKVTRLFDFPYYQLEKYNLETSLVTKYDGQWVATSTKDYLDKANAVSRALLRMGIKKNDKVAVISSSNRTEWNIMDIGVLQTGAQTIPIYPTISAEEYEYVLNHSESIYCFVSDEEVLEKVKKVLPNTKLKEIFSFDKIEGCKNYTELFDLGSDTGNAEELQKRKDAVNPEDLASIIYTSGTTGTPKGVMLSHNNITSNALAGAKRLPLMDGETKVLSFLPLCHIFERVLIYIYQYSGTAVYYAEGIDKIGENIKEVKPQLMSVVPRLLEKLFDKIFAKGTELTGIKKKLFFWAVELGEQWKPYRQNGAWYEFKLGIANKLIFSKWREALGGDLVTMVSGSAALQPRLGKVFGAAGMPVMEGYGLTETSPIVSVGMMADNMYQVGSVGKAIENVEIKIADDGEILIKGPNVMMGYYKDPEKTNEVMTGDYFHTGDKGEVDSEGFLKITGRKKEMFKTSGGKYVIPTLLENELKQSRFIEQVMVVGEGEKMPAAIIQPNFEFVKEWIAKKKKNVGGSLEEMSASPEVVKRIQKELDTCNQHFGKWEQIKVFRLTADVWTPEDGHLTPTMKMKRNIIKEKYIALYNDMYGH; encoded by the coding sequence ATGCAAAAAGTTACCCGTCTTTTCGATTTTCCTTACTATCAGTTAGAGAAATATAATTTGGAAACATCTTTAGTTACCAAATATGACGGACAATGGGTGGCTACCTCCACAAAAGACTACTTGGATAAAGCCAACGCAGTGAGCAGGGCTCTTTTACGAATGGGGATTAAGAAAAATGATAAAGTAGCTGTTATCTCCTCGTCCAACAGAACGGAATGGAACATCATGGATATCGGTGTACTACAAACGGGCGCGCAGACCATACCTATTTACCCTACGATCTCTGCTGAGGAATACGAATATGTGCTGAACCATAGTGAATCTATTTATTGTTTTGTTTCCGACGAAGAGGTATTGGAAAAAGTAAAAAAAGTCCTGCCGAACACGAAATTAAAAGAGATTTTCAGCTTTGATAAAATTGAAGGCTGTAAGAATTATACCGAGCTTTTTGATTTAGGTTCGGATACCGGTAATGCGGAGGAGCTTCAAAAAAGAAAAGATGCCGTAAATCCTGAAGATTTGGCATCGATTATTTATACTTCAGGAACCACTGGAACACCTAAAGGAGTAATGCTTTCACATAATAATATCACCAGTAATGCCCTTGCCGGAGCTAAGCGTTTACCGCTAATGGACGGTGAGACGAAGGTCTTGAGCTTTTTGCCCCTATGTCACATCTTTGAGCGGGTGCTTATTTATATTTATCAATACTCCGGTACAGCGGTCTATTACGCCGAAGGTATCGATAAGATAGGCGAGAATATTAAAGAGGTGAAGCCACAGCTCATGTCCGTTGTTCCGCGTCTACTGGAAAAACTTTTTGATAAGATTTTTGCTAAAGGAACAGAACTTACGGGAATTAAGAAAAAATTATTTTTCTGGGCCGTAGAACTGGGGGAACAATGGAAGCCTTACAGGCAGAACGGAGCGTGGTACGAGTTTAAACTGGGTATTGCCAATAAACTAATTTTCAGTAAGTGGAGAGAAGCGTTGGGCGGTGACCTAGTGACCATGGTCTCGGGTAGTGCCGCATTGCAACCGAGACTCGGGAAGGTGTTCGGCGCTGCAGGCATGCCGGTGATGGAAGGTTACGGACTCACGGAGACTTCCCCTATTGTGTCGGTAGGTATGATGGCGGATAATATGTACCAAGTGGGCAGTGTAGGGAAAGCCATTGAGAACGTAGAAATAAAGATTGCGGATGATGGTGAAATCCTTATAAAAGGTCCTAACGTAATGATGGGATACTATAAAGACCCAGAAAAGACCAACGAAGTGATGACCGGAGATTATTTCCATACCGGTGACAAAGGCGAGGTGGATAGCGAAGGTTTCCTAAAAATAACAGGCCGTAAAAAGGAGATGTTCAAAACCTCTGGAGGTAAATATGTTATTCCCACCCTGCTAGAAAACGAATTAAAACAAAGCCGTTTCATTGAACAAGTAATGGTAGTGGGTGAAGGTGAAAAGATGCCAGCGGCCATTATACAACCTAACTTCGAGTTTGTAAAGGAATGGATTGCCAAAAAGAAAAAGAATGTGGGTGGTTCTCTTGAAGAAATGTCGGCTTCCCCTGAGGTCGTGAAACGTATTCAGAAAGAATTGGATACCTGTAACCAGCACTTTGGTAAATGGGAACAAATCAAAGTATTCCGCTTAACAGCAGATGTGTGGACCCCGGAAGACGGTCACCTCACCCCTACCATGAAAATGAAGAGGAATATCATTAAAGAAAAATACATTGCATTATATAATGATATGTATGGGCATTAG